The Oncorhynchus tshawytscha isolate Ot180627B linkage group LG30, Otsh_v2.0, whole genome shotgun sequence genome includes a region encoding these proteins:
- the LOC112228892 gene encoding choline-phosphate cytidylyltransferase B isoform X1, with translation MVGRRRGSRANSGPHRPQQQCSGGPRKTLREPALFAKKTGYESEVPHEKMTIAQAKRGTPAVRPVRVYADGIFDLFHSGHARALMQAKNLFPNTHLIVGVCSDELTHKYKGYTVMTESERYEALIHCRYVDEVVRDAPWTLSPDFLKKHKIDFVAHDDIPYTSAGSEDVYKHIKEAGMFVATQRTDGISTSDLITRIVRDYDLYVRRNLQRGYTARDLNVSFIREKKIRLQNQVDRMKETVKTVEEKSKHFVFKVEEKSHDLIQKWEEKSREFIGNFLELFGPEGAWHVIQEQSGRMLQALSPYASPVASPRGSPSSSPTRGRSPSPPSSPTSPSSRSPRSPRSPHSSPTSPSSRKGASAYPLTFLGDDE, from the exons ATGGTGGGAAGGAGACGTGGCTCCAGAGCCAACAGCGGACCACACCGGCCCCAACAGCAATGCAGTGGGGGACCCCGCAAG ACTCTGAGGGAGCCAGCATTATTTGCCAAGAAAACAGGATATGAGTCAGAAGTTCCTCATGAAAAGATGACCATCGCCCAGGCCAAGAGAGGCACTCCAG CAGTCCGGCCAGTGCGAGTCTATGCCGATGGGATCTTTGACCTCTTCCACTCTGGACACGCGCGTGCTCTGATGCAAGCGAAGAACTTGTTCCCCAACACACATCTCATAGTGGGAG TCTGCAGTGATGAACTCACACACAAGTATAAGGGCTACACGGTGATGACAGAGTCGGAGCGCTACGAAGCCCTGATACACTGTCGCTATGTGGATGAGGTGGTACGGGACGCTCCCTGGACCCTCAGCCCTGACTTCCTGAAGAAACATAAG ATTGACTTTGTGGCCCATGACGATATCCCATACACCTCTGCAGGATCAGAGGATGTCTACAAACACATCAAGGAAGCAG GGATGTTTGTGGCCACACAGAGGACAGACGGCATCTCTACATCCGACCTCATCACCAGGATAGTGAGAGACTATGACCTTTATGTCCGACGCAACCTGCAGAGAGGCTACACAGCCAGAGACCTCAACGTTAGCTTCATCAGG GAGAAGAAAATCCGTCTGCAGAACCAGGTAGATCGTATGAAGGAGACGGTGAAGACAGTGGAGGAGAAGTCCAAGCACTTTGTGTtcaaggtggaggagaagagccATGACCTCATCCAGAAGTGGGAGGAGAAGTCACGGGAGTTCATTGGGAATTTCCTGGAGTTGTTTGGTCCAGAAGGAGCGTGG caTGTGATCCAGGAGCAGAGTGGGCGCATGCTCCAGGCCCTGTCACCCTACGCGTCACCCGTTGCCTCGCCCCGTGGCTCCCCCAGCAGCAGCCCCACCAGAGGGCGCTCCCCAtcgcccccctcctctcccacatcCCCTTCCTCCCGATCCCCTCGTTCTCCCcgttcccctcattcctctcccacCTCCCCTTCCTCTCGCAAGGGTGCCTCTGCCTATCCCTTAACCTTCCTCGGGGATGACGAGTAG
- the LOC112228892 gene encoding choline-phosphate cytidylyltransferase B isoform X2 yields the protein MVGRRRGSRANSGPHRPQQQCSGGPRKTLREPALFAKKTGYESEVPHEKMTIAQAKRGTPVRPVRVYADGIFDLFHSGHARALMQAKNLFPNTHLIVGVCSDELTHKYKGYTVMTESERYEALIHCRYVDEVVRDAPWTLSPDFLKKHKIDFVAHDDIPYTSAGSEDVYKHIKEAGMFVATQRTDGISTSDLITRIVRDYDLYVRRNLQRGYTARDLNVSFIREKKIRLQNQVDRMKETVKTVEEKSKHFVFKVEEKSHDLIQKWEEKSREFIGNFLELFGPEGAWHVIQEQSGRMLQALSPYASPVASPRGSPSSSPTRGRSPSPPSSPTSPSSRSPRSPRSPHSSPTSPSSRKGASAYPLTFLGDDE from the exons ATGGTGGGAAGGAGACGTGGCTCCAGAGCCAACAGCGGACCACACCGGCCCCAACAGCAATGCAGTGGGGGACCCCGCAAG ACTCTGAGGGAGCCAGCATTATTTGCCAAGAAAACAGGATATGAGTCAGAAGTTCCTCATGAAAAGATGACCATCGCCCAGGCCAAGAGAGGCACTCCAG TCCGGCCAGTGCGAGTCTATGCCGATGGGATCTTTGACCTCTTCCACTCTGGACACGCGCGTGCTCTGATGCAAGCGAAGAACTTGTTCCCCAACACACATCTCATAGTGGGAG TCTGCAGTGATGAACTCACACACAAGTATAAGGGCTACACGGTGATGACAGAGTCGGAGCGCTACGAAGCCCTGATACACTGTCGCTATGTGGATGAGGTGGTACGGGACGCTCCCTGGACCCTCAGCCCTGACTTCCTGAAGAAACATAAG ATTGACTTTGTGGCCCATGACGATATCCCATACACCTCTGCAGGATCAGAGGATGTCTACAAACACATCAAGGAAGCAG GGATGTTTGTGGCCACACAGAGGACAGACGGCATCTCTACATCCGACCTCATCACCAGGATAGTGAGAGACTATGACCTTTATGTCCGACGCAACCTGCAGAGAGGCTACACAGCCAGAGACCTCAACGTTAGCTTCATCAGG GAGAAGAAAATCCGTCTGCAGAACCAGGTAGATCGTATGAAGGAGACGGTGAAGACAGTGGAGGAGAAGTCCAAGCACTTTGTGTtcaaggtggaggagaagagccATGACCTCATCCAGAAGTGGGAGGAGAAGTCACGGGAGTTCATTGGGAATTTCCTGGAGTTGTTTGGTCCAGAAGGAGCGTGG caTGTGATCCAGGAGCAGAGTGGGCGCATGCTCCAGGCCCTGTCACCCTACGCGTCACCCGTTGCCTCGCCCCGTGGCTCCCCCAGCAGCAGCCCCACCAGAGGGCGCTCCCCAtcgcccccctcctctcccacatcCCCTTCCTCCCGATCCCCTCGTTCTCCCcgttcccctcattcctctcccacCTCCCCTTCCTCTCGCAAGGGTGCCTCTGCCTATCCCTTAACCTTCCTCGGGGATGACGAGTAG
- the LOC112228891 gene encoding pyruvate dehydrogenase (acetyl-transferring) kinase isozyme 3, mitochondrial isoform X3, which yields MRLFNFLLKDVTSKIEYYSRFSPSPMSIKQFLDFGRENACEKTSYVFLRKELAVRGANTMKEINLLPSDLRIQPSVKLVHSWYIQSFEELLDYEHRGPEDSHTLNDFLDTLVKIRNRHNEVVPTMAQGVIEYKQKFGFDPFISSNVQYFLDRFYTNRISFRMLINQHTLLFGDDRTTSHPKHIGSIDPTCNVPEVVKDAYETAKMLCEQYYLVAPELNIEEYNSKAPSKAIQVVYVPSHLFHMLFELFKISDRGGGVPLRKIDKLFSYMYSTAPTPSLEPGNGTQAAPLAGFGYGLPISRLYARYFQGDLNLYSMEGVGTDAVIYLKALSSESFERLPVFNKSAWRHYQSGPEADDWSNPSSDPRDAAKYKIK from the exons ATGAGGCTGTTCAACTTTCTACTAAAAGATGTAACATCGAAAATAGAATATTATTCGAGGTTCTCTCCCTCGCCGATGTCTATCAAGCAGTTTCTGGACTTTG GCAGGGAGAATGCATGTGAGAAGACCTCTTACGTGTTCCTGCGTAAGGAGCTTGCGGTGCGGGGGGCCAACACCATGAAGGAAATCAACCTGTTACCCAGTGACCTGCGTATCCAGCCGTCCGTCAAACTGGTGCACAGTTG GTACATTCAGAGCTTTGAAGAGCTGCTGGATTATGAACACAGGGGCCCGGAGGACAGCCACACCTTAAACGA CTTTCTAGACACCCTGGTCAAAATCCGTAATAGGCACAATGAAGTGGTCCCCACCATGGCCCAGGGTGTCATAGAGTACAAGCAGAAGTTTGGCTTTGATCCTTTTATCAGCAGCAACGTTCAGTACTTCCTGGATCGCTTTTACACCAACAGGATATCCTTCCGCATGCTCATCAACCAGCACA CACTCCTTTTTGGTGATGACAGAACCACCTCCCATCCCAAACACATAGGGAGTATTGATCCTACCTGCAATGTCCCTGAGGTGGTGAAAG ATGCTTATGAGACCGCTAAGATGCTCTGTGAGCAATACTACTTGGTCGCCCCTGAGCTGAACATAGAAGAGTACAATT CCAAGGCCCCTTCGAAGGCTATCCAGGTGGTTTATGTTCCATCTCACCTGTTCCATATGCTGTTTGAGCTCTTCAAG aTCAGTGACAGAGGAGGGGGCGTGCCCCTCAGGAAGATTGACAAGCTCTTTAGCTACATGTACTCCACCGCACCCACCCCGAGCCTTGAACCAGGAAATGGAACTCAGGCTGCACCACTG GCTGGCTTTGGGTATGGTCTCCCCATTTCTCGACTTTATGCACGTTACTTCCAAGGAGACCTGAACCTCTACTCCATGGAGGGGGTGGGTACAGACGCTGTCATCTATCTGAAG GCTCTGTCCAGCGAGTCCTTTGAACGTCTCCCCGTCTTCAACAAGTCAGCGTGGAGACATTACCAGTCTGGCCCTGAGGCAGATGACTGGAGCAACCCTAGCAGTGACCCACGTGATGCAGCCAAGTACAAGATCAAATAA
- the LOC112228891 gene encoding pyruvate dehydrogenase (acetyl-transferring) kinase isozyme 3, mitochondrial isoform X1: MRLFNFLLKDVTSKIEYYSRFSPSPMSIKQFLDFGRENACEKTSYVFLRKELAVRGANTMKEINLLPSDLRIQPSVKLVHSWYIQSFEELLDYEHRGPEDSHTLNDFLDTLVKIRNRHNEVVPTMAQGVIEYKQKFGFDPFISSNVQYFLDRFYTNRISFRMLINQHTLLFGDDRTTSHPKHIGSIDPTCNVPEVVKDAYETAKMLCEQYYLVAPELNIEEYNSKAPSKAIQVVYVPSHLFHMLFELFKNSMRATVELHENSSAGLPQVKAMVTLGKEDLSIKISDRGGGVPLRKIDKLFSYMYSTAPTPSLEPGNGTQAAPLAGFGYGLPISRLYARYFQGDLNLYSMEGVGTDAVIYLKALSSESFERLPVFNKSAWRHYQSGPEADDWSNPSSDPRDAAKYKIK; the protein is encoded by the exons ATGAGGCTGTTCAACTTTCTACTAAAAGATGTAACATCGAAAATAGAATATTATTCGAGGTTCTCTCCCTCGCCGATGTCTATCAAGCAGTTTCTGGACTTTG GCAGGGAGAATGCATGTGAGAAGACCTCTTACGTGTTCCTGCGTAAGGAGCTTGCGGTGCGGGGGGCCAACACCATGAAGGAAATCAACCTGTTACCCAGTGACCTGCGTATCCAGCCGTCCGTCAAACTGGTGCACAGTTG GTACATTCAGAGCTTTGAAGAGCTGCTGGATTATGAACACAGGGGCCCGGAGGACAGCCACACCTTAAACGA CTTTCTAGACACCCTGGTCAAAATCCGTAATAGGCACAATGAAGTGGTCCCCACCATGGCCCAGGGTGTCATAGAGTACAAGCAGAAGTTTGGCTTTGATCCTTTTATCAGCAGCAACGTTCAGTACTTCCTGGATCGCTTTTACACCAACAGGATATCCTTCCGCATGCTCATCAACCAGCACA CACTCCTTTTTGGTGATGACAGAACCACCTCCCATCCCAAACACATAGGGAGTATTGATCCTACCTGCAATGTCCCTGAGGTGGTGAAAG ATGCTTATGAGACCGCTAAGATGCTCTGTGAGCAATACTACTTGGTCGCCCCTGAGCTGAACATAGAAGAGTACAATT CCAAGGCCCCTTCGAAGGCTATCCAGGTGGTTTATGTTCCATCTCACCTGTTCCATATGCTGTTTGAGCTCTTCAAG AATTCGATGCGGGCCACAGTGGAGCTCCATGAGAACAGTAGTGCTGGACTCCCCCAAGTGAAGGCCATGGTGACGCTTGGAAAGGAAGACCTCTCTATCAAG aTCAGTGACAGAGGAGGGGGCGTGCCCCTCAGGAAGATTGACAAGCTCTTTAGCTACATGTACTCCACCGCACCCACCCCGAGCCTTGAACCAGGAAATGGAACTCAGGCTGCACCACTG GCTGGCTTTGGGTATGGTCTCCCCATTTCTCGACTTTATGCACGTTACTTCCAAGGAGACCTGAACCTCTACTCCATGGAGGGGGTGGGTACAGACGCTGTCATCTATCTGAAG GCTCTGTCCAGCGAGTCCTTTGAACGTCTCCCCGTCTTCAACAAGTCAGCGTGGAGACATTACCAGTCTGGCCCTGAGGCAGATGACTGGAGCAACCCTAGCAGTGACCCACGTGATGCAGCCAAGTACAAGATCAAATAA
- the LOC112228891 gene encoding pyruvate dehydrogenase (acetyl-transferring) kinase isozyme 3, mitochondrial isoform X2, translating into MQCGRENACEKTSYVFLRKELAVRGANTMKEINLLPSDLRIQPSVKLVHSWYIQSFEELLDYEHRGPEDSHTLNDFLDTLVKIRNRHNEVVPTMAQGVIEYKQKFGFDPFISSNVQYFLDRFYTNRISFRMLINQHTLLFGDDRTTSHPKHIGSIDPTCNVPEVVKDAYETAKMLCEQYYLVAPELNIEEYNSKAPSKAIQVVYVPSHLFHMLFELFKNSMRATVELHENSSAGLPQVKAMVTLGKEDLSIKISDRGGGVPLRKIDKLFSYMYSTAPTPSLEPGNGTQAAPLAGFGYGLPISRLYARYFQGDLNLYSMEGVGTDAVIYLKALSSESFERLPVFNKSAWRHYQSGPEADDWSNPSSDPRDAAKYKIK; encoded by the exons atgcagtgtg GCAGGGAGAATGCATGTGAGAAGACCTCTTACGTGTTCCTGCGTAAGGAGCTTGCGGTGCGGGGGGCCAACACCATGAAGGAAATCAACCTGTTACCCAGTGACCTGCGTATCCAGCCGTCCGTCAAACTGGTGCACAGTTG GTACATTCAGAGCTTTGAAGAGCTGCTGGATTATGAACACAGGGGCCCGGAGGACAGCCACACCTTAAACGA CTTTCTAGACACCCTGGTCAAAATCCGTAATAGGCACAATGAAGTGGTCCCCACCATGGCCCAGGGTGTCATAGAGTACAAGCAGAAGTTTGGCTTTGATCCTTTTATCAGCAGCAACGTTCAGTACTTCCTGGATCGCTTTTACACCAACAGGATATCCTTCCGCATGCTCATCAACCAGCACA CACTCCTTTTTGGTGATGACAGAACCACCTCCCATCCCAAACACATAGGGAGTATTGATCCTACCTGCAATGTCCCTGAGGTGGTGAAAG ATGCTTATGAGACCGCTAAGATGCTCTGTGAGCAATACTACTTGGTCGCCCCTGAGCTGAACATAGAAGAGTACAATT CCAAGGCCCCTTCGAAGGCTATCCAGGTGGTTTATGTTCCATCTCACCTGTTCCATATGCTGTTTGAGCTCTTCAAG AATTCGATGCGGGCCACAGTGGAGCTCCATGAGAACAGTAGTGCTGGACTCCCCCAAGTGAAGGCCATGGTGACGCTTGGAAAGGAAGACCTCTCTATCAAG aTCAGTGACAGAGGAGGGGGCGTGCCCCTCAGGAAGATTGACAAGCTCTTTAGCTACATGTACTCCACCGCACCCACCCCGAGCCTTGAACCAGGAAATGGAACTCAGGCTGCACCACTG GCTGGCTTTGGGTATGGTCTCCCCATTTCTCGACTTTATGCACGTTACTTCCAAGGAGACCTGAACCTCTACTCCATGGAGGGGGTGGGTACAGACGCTGTCATCTATCTGAAG GCTCTGTCCAGCGAGTCCTTTGAACGTCTCCCCGTCTTCAACAAGTCAGCGTGGAGACATTACCAGTCTGGCCCTGAGGCAGATGACTGGAGCAACCCTAGCAGTGACCCACGTGATGCAGCCAAGTACAAGATCAAATAA
- the LOC112228891 gene encoding pyruvate dehydrogenase (acetyl-transferring) kinase isozyme 3, mitochondrial isoform X4 produces the protein MRLFNFLLKDVTSKIEYYSRFSPSPMSIKQFLDFGRENACEKTSYVFLRKELAVRGANTMKEINLLPSDLRIQPSVKLVHSWYIQSFEELLDYEHRGPEDSHTLNDFLDTLVKIRNRHNEVVPTMAQGVIEYKQKFGFDPFISSNVQYFLDRFYTNRISFRMLINQHTLLFGDDRTTSHPKHIGSIDPTCNVPEVVKDAYETAKMLCEQYYLVAPELNIEEYNSKAPSKAIQVVYVPSHLFHMLFELFKNSMRATVELHENSSAGLPQVKAMVTLGKEDLSIKISDRGGGVPLRKIDKLFSYMYSTAPTPSLEPGNGTQAAPLVTHPK, from the exons ATGAGGCTGTTCAACTTTCTACTAAAAGATGTAACATCGAAAATAGAATATTATTCGAGGTTCTCTCCCTCGCCGATGTCTATCAAGCAGTTTCTGGACTTTG GCAGGGAGAATGCATGTGAGAAGACCTCTTACGTGTTCCTGCGTAAGGAGCTTGCGGTGCGGGGGGCCAACACCATGAAGGAAATCAACCTGTTACCCAGTGACCTGCGTATCCAGCCGTCCGTCAAACTGGTGCACAGTTG GTACATTCAGAGCTTTGAAGAGCTGCTGGATTATGAACACAGGGGCCCGGAGGACAGCCACACCTTAAACGA CTTTCTAGACACCCTGGTCAAAATCCGTAATAGGCACAATGAAGTGGTCCCCACCATGGCCCAGGGTGTCATAGAGTACAAGCAGAAGTTTGGCTTTGATCCTTTTATCAGCAGCAACGTTCAGTACTTCCTGGATCGCTTTTACACCAACAGGATATCCTTCCGCATGCTCATCAACCAGCACA CACTCCTTTTTGGTGATGACAGAACCACCTCCCATCCCAAACACATAGGGAGTATTGATCCTACCTGCAATGTCCCTGAGGTGGTGAAAG ATGCTTATGAGACCGCTAAGATGCTCTGTGAGCAATACTACTTGGTCGCCCCTGAGCTGAACATAGAAGAGTACAATT CCAAGGCCCCTTCGAAGGCTATCCAGGTGGTTTATGTTCCATCTCACCTGTTCCATATGCTGTTTGAGCTCTTCAAG AATTCGATGCGGGCCACAGTGGAGCTCCATGAGAACAGTAGTGCTGGACTCCCCCAAGTGAAGGCCATGGTGACGCTTGGAAAGGAAGACCTCTCTATCAAG aTCAGTGACAGAGGAGGGGGCGTGCCCCTCAGGAAGATTGACAAGCTCTTTAGCTACATGTACTCCACCGCACCCACCCCGAGCCTTGAACCAGGAAATGGAACTCAGGCTGCACCACTGGTAACACATCCCAAATAG
- the LOC112228146 gene encoding organic solute transporter subunit alpha isoform X2 gives MLTLMSTMSLLLYLEECVFIYRKVPSPKKTTIMWVNGAAPVIATMACFGMWIPRATMFTDMTSNSYFAVVVYKVLILLIEESGGSETFLKRNYKKTFKISTGPCCCCCPCLPRVLVTRRMLFLLKLGALQYAILKTLLSILSIILWTNGNFDISDLEITNTASWINPFIGVLTIISLWSVAIMFMNTCNTLRSVRIIPKYAMYQLVLVLSQLQTAIINVLALDGTIACSPPFSSRARGTMLSQQLMIVEMFIITLVTRALYRRTYDPLPSDPHETDNDQNTNISPQAPQWEPAA, from the exons ATGCTGACCCTCATGTCTACAATGTCCCTGCTACTATACCtggaggagtgtgtgtttatctatAGAAAAGTCCCGTCTCCCAAGAAGACAACTATTATGTGGGTAAATGGAGCTGCACCG gTCATTGCTACCATGGCTTGTTTTGGTATGTGGATCCCAAGGGCAACCATGTTTACAGATATGACCTCTAATTC GTACTTTGCAGTGGTGGTGTATAAGGTCTTAATTCTGCTGATAGAGGAGAGTGGAGGTAGCGAGACCTTTCTGAAGCGCAATTACAAGAAAACCTTCAAGATCAGTACAGgaccatgctgctgctgctgtccttGCCTGCCCCGCGTTCTGGTCACACG GCGGATGTTATTCCTGCTGAAGCTGGGGGCTCTTCAGTATGCTATCTTAAAGACACTTCTCTCAATCCTCTCCATAATATTGTGGACCAACGGCAACTTTGATATTTCTGAT CTTGAGATCACAAACACGGCGAGTTGGATCAACCCATTTATAGGGGTTCTCACCATCATCTCCCTTTGGTCTGTCGCCATCATGTTCATGAACACATGCAACACACTGCGTAGCGTCAGGATCATACCTAAGTATGCCATGTACCAG CTGGTGCTGGTGCTCAGTCAGCTGCAGACGGCCATTATTAACGTCCTGGCCTTGGATGGAACCATTGCCTGCTCCCCGCCCTTCTCCTCTAGAGCCCGTGGCACCA tgttGAGTCAGCAGCTAATGATTGTGGAGATGTTCATCATCACCCTGGTCACCCGGGCATTGTACCGCCGCACTTATGACCCACTGCCCTCCGACCCCCACGAGACTGACAATGACCAGAACACCAATATCAGCCCACAGGCACCACAGTGGGAGCCTGCTGCCTGA
- the LOC112228146 gene encoding organic solute transporter subunit alpha isoform X1, translated as MEEALNSTIHPTCLQEPPLAVDIIKQLDVFGVALYSMLTLMSTMSLLLYLEECVFIYRKVPSPKKTTIMWVNGAAPVIATMACFGMWIPRATMFTDMTSNSYFAVVVYKVLILLIEESGGSETFLKRNYKKTFKISTGPCCCCCPCLPRVLVTRRMLFLLKLGALQYAILKTLLSILSIILWTNGNFDISDLEITNTASWINPFIGVLTIISLWSVAIMFMNTCNTLRSVRIIPKYAMYQLVLVLSQLQTAIINVLALDGTIACSPPFSSRARGTMLSQQLMIVEMFIITLVTRALYRRTYDPLPSDPHETDNDQNTNISPQAPQWEPAA; from the exons ATGGAAGAAGCCCTCAACAGCACTATACATCCGACCTGTTTACAAGAACCTCCGCTGGCTGTCGATATCATAAAGC AGCTGGATGTCTTTGGGGTGGCTCTGTACTCCATGCTGACCCTCATGTCTACAATGTCCCTGCTACTATACCtggaggagtgtgtgtttatctatAGAAAAGTCCCGTCTCCCAAGAAGACAACTATTATGTGGGTAAATGGAGCTGCACCG gTCATTGCTACCATGGCTTGTTTTGGTATGTGGATCCCAAGGGCAACCATGTTTACAGATATGACCTCTAATTC GTACTTTGCAGTGGTGGTGTATAAGGTCTTAATTCTGCTGATAGAGGAGAGTGGAGGTAGCGAGACCTTTCTGAAGCGCAATTACAAGAAAACCTTCAAGATCAGTACAGgaccatgctgctgctgctgtccttGCCTGCCCCGCGTTCTGGTCACACG GCGGATGTTATTCCTGCTGAAGCTGGGGGCTCTTCAGTATGCTATCTTAAAGACACTTCTCTCAATCCTCTCCATAATATTGTGGACCAACGGCAACTTTGATATTTCTGAT CTTGAGATCACAAACACGGCGAGTTGGATCAACCCATTTATAGGGGTTCTCACCATCATCTCCCTTTGGTCTGTCGCCATCATGTTCATGAACACATGCAACACACTGCGTAGCGTCAGGATCATACCTAAGTATGCCATGTACCAG CTGGTGCTGGTGCTCAGTCAGCTGCAGACGGCCATTATTAACGTCCTGGCCTTGGATGGAACCATTGCCTGCTCCCCGCCCTTCTCCTCTAGAGCCCGTGGCACCA tgttGAGTCAGCAGCTAATGATTGTGGAGATGTTCATCATCACCCTGGTCACCCGGGCATTGTACCGCCGCACTTATGACCCACTGCCCTCCGACCCCCACGAGACTGACAATGACCAGAACACCAATATCAGCCCACAGGCACCACAGTGGGAGCCTGCTGCCTGA